CAATTCTAATGCCAACCCTGAATGCCGAATGTTCACTGGATCTCGGCTGCCCGATTGAGGCGTTTAACGCTTTCTGCGACCAGCACCCCGATCGCACCGTGGTCGTCTATGCTAATACCTCTGCTGCGGTAAAAGCCCGGGCTGACTGGGTTGTGACGTCCAGTATTGCGGTAGAGCTGATTGAACACCTGGACAGCCTGGGTGAGAAAATTATCTGGGCACCGGATCGCCACCTTGGCAGCTATGTTCAAAAGCAGACCGGAGCCGATGTGCTGTGCTGGCAGGGAGCCTGTATTGTGCATGATGAATTTAAAACCCAGGCCCTGGCGCGCATGAAGGCGCTTTACCCGAACGCAGCCGTCCTGGTACATCCTGAGTCGCCGCAGGCGGTGGTTGATATGGCCGATGCCGTGGGCTCGACGAGCCAGTTGATTAACGCCGCTAAAACGCTGCCTCACCGGCAGCTTATTGTGGCCACGGATCGCGGGATATTTTATAAAATGCAGCAGGCGTGCCCGGATAAAGAGTTGCTGGAGGCGCCGACTGCAGGAGAAGGGGCAACATGCCGCAGCTGTGCGCATTGCCCGTGGATGGCGATGAACGGGCTTAAAGCAATTGCAGAGGGGCTGGAGCAGGGCGGAACTGCACACACGATAGAAGTGGATGCTGCGCTACGTGAGGGCGCACTGATTCCGCTTAACCGCATGCTCGATTTTGCGGCTGAATTGCGTCGGACGGTTAAAGGCAACGCGTAAAGACATTACGCTCAGGGGAACACATGGATTTTTTTAGCACGCAGAACATTCTCGTCCACATCCCAATCGGAGCCGGCGGGTATGACTTATCATGGATTGAGGCCGTGGGAACGCTGGCGGGATTGCTTTGTATCTGGCTCGCAAGCCTGGAGAAGATTGGAAATTACGCTTTCGGGTTAATTAACGTCACGCTGTTTGCCATTATTTTCTTTCAGATCCAGCTCTACGCCAGCCTTCTTTTGCAACTGTTCTTTTTTGTGGCGAATATTTACGGCTGGTATGCCTGGTCACGGCAAAGCAGTAATAATCAGTCGCTGCTGCAAATCCGCTGGCTGCCTTTGCCAAAAGCGATTGCCTGGCTGGTGATTATTATCGCGGCAATTGGGCTGATGACGCTGTTTATCGACCCGGTCTTTGCCTTCCTGACCCGGGTTGCCGTGACGGTGATGCAGAGCATGGGCCTGAACGTTACCCTGCCAGAGCTGCAGCCTGACGCTTACCCGTTCTGGGATTCGTGCATGATGGTGCTGTCGATTGTGGCGATGATCCTGATGACCCGTAAATACGTGGAAAACTGGCTGCTGTGGACAATCATTAACGTGATCAGCGTGGTTATCTTTGCCCTGCAGGGGGTTTACGCGATGTCGCTGGAGTATCTCATTCTGACGTTCATTGCGCTGAATGGCAGCCGGATGTGGATCAAAAGCGCGCGACAGTCCGGTTCGCGCGCCTTCTCCTGATCAAGAGTGATGATGGGCATGGCCGGCGTGGTGGTCATGCTCATTCAGGTCGCAGTCTGGCCCGTGGCAAACCTGATACTCCATTTGTACCGTGGCGTGCTCTATCTGGTACTCGTGCGCCAGGAAGTGATGTATGCACTCCAGCAGGGCATCGTGATCGTGGGGCGGCACGACCTGAACATGCAGCGTCATCAGCGGCTTTTCGCCAACCAGCCAAATATGAACGTGATGCACGTTCCGCACTTCCGGTATTGAGCGAGAAAGATTCCGTTTCAGGGCGGCAATGTCGATGGCGCTCGGCGCACCTTCCAGTAACTCATTGACGCTCTCTTTCAGCAGACTCCAGGCGCTGCGCAGTACCAGGCAGGAAACCAGCACCGAAAGGATCGGGTCAATAGGTGTCCAGCCGGTCCAGAGAATCACCACCGCCGCTACAATTGCCCCCACAGAACCCAGCAAATCCCCCAGCACGTGCAGCGCCGCTGCGCGAACGTTGAGGTTTTTCTCTCCGCCGCCGCTATGCAGGATCCAGAAAGAGACAAGGTTGGCCAACAGCCCGGCGACCGCAATTGTCAGCATGGCCCAGCCGGCAATAGGCTGAGGATTTGAGAAGCGCTGAATCGCTTCCCAGACGATAAGTATGGTAATCACCACCAGAGCAATGGCATTTACAAATGCTGCAAGCGTGGTCAGGCGCAGCCAGCCAAAGGTATGCCGGGCGTTGGGTGGGCGACGGGCAAAATGTACGGCCAGCAGGGCAAACAGCAGGGCGGCTGCATCGGTGAGCATATGTCCGGCGTCAGCCAGGAGGGCCAGCGAGCCGGAAAGCAGGCCGCCAATAACTTCGGCAACCATGAAAATCGCCGTGATGAGGAAAGCGAACAACAGGCGTTTTGCGTTACTGTCGGAAGGTGTGTGTGGGTGTGAATGCGCCATAATCTCTCACAAATATCAGTCGCGGTGAGCTAATTATAACCGCTTCCTGACGTCAACTTGTTGAAAGATGCCGATAAAAAAAGAGAGCCGTCTGGCTCTCTTCTCATGATTTTTTATGAGGGAACTACTGCGAGGTTCCGTCGACTTTTTTGTTCACCTCTTGCCCGCTGCCGGTCTCAACTTTTTTGTTGGTGTCCGGACAGCGCCCATCTTTGCACATGCTGTTTTTGTGCACTTCGCTTTTGCTCATTTTATGGTGAGAACCGTTTATTTTGTCATTGCTGACGCCGTTTGGAGCCACTTTCTGATGTGCGTCAGGTGCGACCTGTCCCGCTTCGGCGCTGGCGTTTGCCTGCCCGTTGTTTGCGCTCGACGTTGAGTCTGCGGCATATACGATTCCGCTGCCCAGAGTCAGCGTGGCGGTTAATAGCAGCGTGGTTAATTTTTTCATCTTGTGCTCCTGTTCTGGTCGTTATTGCTGGATAACTTCTTCCAACAGTGCAGTGCAAAATGCTGAAAAATCCTGCAGGGCAGCTGTCTGCACCGGGCTTTAATTTTCAAAATAGTATTACATATTGAAAATTTAATATTTTTCAGCGTTAACAGTTGGGAAGTGTAGTTAACAGGAGCGTGTTCACCACGTTTTCACTGTTTTTTTCGAGTTTTCAGGATTAATCTGTGAGAAGTGTAAAAGCCCGTTTACACTTGTGGTTATGCGAGTTAGATTGAAAGGATTGCAACGAAGAAAAATATCAGGATGACCCCGGAACTATCATGAATTATCAGAACGACGACTTAAGAATCAAAGAGATCAACGAGCTTCTCCCCCCTGTAGCGCTGCTGGAAAAATTCCCCGCCACTGAAAAAGCCGCCCACACCGTCTCTCAGGCCCGCAAAGCGATTCACAAAATCCTTAAAGGCAGCGACGATCGTCTGCTGGTGGTGATCGGCCCTTGCTCCATTCACGACACGAAGGCTGCCAAAGAGTACGGCGCGCGCCTACTGGCATTGCGTGAGGAACTTCAGGGTGAGCTGGAAGTGGTCATGCGTGTCTATTTTGAAAAACCACGCACCACGGTGGGCTGGAAAGGCCTGATTAACGATCCGCACATGGACAGCAGCTATCAAATTAACGACGGCCTGCGCATTGCGCGCAAGCTGCTGCTGGATATCAACGATTCCGGCCTGCCTGCCGCAGGGGAATTCCTTGATATGATCACCCCTCAGTATCTGGCGGATCTGATGAGCTGGGGAGCTATCGGCGCGCGTACCACTGAATCACAGGTGCACCGCGAGCTGGCTTCCGGCCTGTCTTGCCCGGTCGGCTTTAAAAACGGTACCGATGGCACTATCAAAGTTGCGATTGATGCTATCAACGCCGCAGGGGCGCCACACTGCTTCCTGTCCGTGACCAAGTGGGGCCATTCCGCCATCGTCAACACCAGCGGGAACGGTGACTGCCACATTATTCTGCGCGGCGGCAAAGAGCCTAACTACAGCGCGAAGCATGTGGAAGAGGTGAAAGCGGGCCTGGTGAAAGCGGGTCTTGAACCACAGGTGATGATCGATTTCAGCCACGCCAACAGCAGCAAACAGTTTAAAAAGCAGATGGATGTTTCTGCCGACGTTTGTGGCCAAATTGCCGGTGGCGAGAAGGCTATCATCGGCGTGATGATTGAAAGTCATCTGGTGGAAGGCAATCAAAGCCTGGAGAGCGGCGAGCCGCTGGTCTACGGCAAAAGCGTTACCGACGCCTGCATTGGCTGGGACGATACAGAAGTGGCGCTGCGCAAACTTGCCGCTGCGGTAAAGGCACGTCGCGGCTAACGGCCTGATTTGATCAATAAAAAAGGCGTGGTACTTACCACGCCTTTTTTTATGGGCGGCGAATTACTTCGCTTTACCCTGGTTGGCTACTGCTGCGGCTTTCGCTGCGATTTCGTCAGCGTTGCCCAGGTAGTAACGTTTCAGCGGTTTGAAGTTCTCATCAAACTCATAAACCAGCGGCACGCCGGTAGGGATGTTCAGCTCGAGGATCTCATCTTCGCTCAGGTTATCCAGGTATTTAACCAGCGCGCGCAGGGAGTTACCGTGAGCAGCAACGATGACGCGCTCGCCGGATTTCATGCGTGGCAGAATGGACTCATTCCAGAACGGTGTTACGCGGTCGATGGTCAGCGCCAGGCTTTCGGTGGTTGGCAGTTCGCTGTCGGTCAGTTTTGCGTAACGTGGATCGTGGCCAGGGAAGCGCTCGTCGTCTTTAGACAGCTCTGGTGGGGTGATCGCGAAGCCGCGACGCCACTGTTTAACCTGCTCGTCACCGTATTTTTCAGCGGTTTCAGCTTTGTTCAGACCCTGCAGCGCGCCGTAGTGACGCTCGTTCAGTTTCCAGGATTTCTCGACCGGCAGCCAGGCCTGGTCCAGTTCATCGAGGATATTCCACAGGGTGTGGATGGCACGTTTCAGCACAGAGGTGTAAGCGAAGTCGAAAGTGAAGCCTTCGTCCTTCAGAAGCTTACCGGCAGCTTTAGCTTCGGTACGACCTTTATCAGACAGATCAACATCATACCAACCAGTGAAGCGGTTTTCGTTGTTCCACTGGCTTTCGCCGTGACGAACCAGAACCAGCTTAGTAACAGCCATGATTTACTCCTTAATGAGCCTGGGATTAATGATAACAATTATCATTATATTGCCGCGCCATAAGCCACGGCAATGATAAACGTTTAACATAGCGAAAAAGCGCGTGGAGTGTAAGGTGGTTGTAAAAGGTTGTTATATTTTTGGCGCGATCTGGCGGTAAAGTCAGCGATTTGGTGAGGAATTGCCCTTAATGAAAAGGGCAAGGGGCTTTAGCTGGGCAGAAACTGGTATTGCGTGACGGTCAGGTAGGTTTCTTCTGGCTTTAACCAGCAGTCGGGCTGTGGCCATTCAGGATGATTTGGGCTGTCCGGCAGGAAGCCGCTTTCCAGCGCCAGGCCATTCCAGTCACTGTAGCTTGCTTTATCGCGGGCAAGCGTGCCCGCCAGATAGTTCCCGCTGTAGAACTGTAACGCAGGTGCCGTTGTGAACACTCGCATTTCCAGCGCACCGTCGGCGGACCAGACCCGTGCAACCGGCTGACTAAGATCGCCCTTAGCCTGCAGCAGAAAAGCGTGGTCATAGCCTTTGGTAGCTTGCTGATCGGTATCGGACAGAAAATCTTGCGCAAGTGTTTTGGGTTCACGGAAATCAAAGCTGGTGCCGGCCACGTTTTTCAGGTCACCCGAGGGCAAGCCGCTGGCGTCGACCGGCAAATAGCTGTCGGCCAGCAGCTGAAGTTTATGCTGACGCACATCGCTTTGAACGGTGTCGAGGTTGAAGTAGGCGTGATTGGTGAGACTGACCGGGCACGGCTTATCGACGGTGGCACGGAGCTCGATGCTGATGCGGTTATCTTCCGTCAGCGCATAGTGCGCCGTGGCGCATAATTTACCGGGAAAACCCTGATCGCCGTCGCACGAGTCCAGTTCGTAAATCACTTCCTGCTCATTTTGTATGGCAATGCGCCAGCGGCGTTTGTCGAAGCCCTCCGGCCCGCCGTGAAGCTGATTTGCGCCCTGGTTAATCTCAAGCTGGAGCGTCTCACCGCCAACGGTGAGTTTCCCCCCCGCAATACGGTTAGCGTAGCGTCCGACAGTTGCGCCCATAAAGGCACTTTGCTGCAAATAGTGCTCTGGGGAAGCGCAGCCCAGTAACGTTTCCCGCACGCTGCCGTCTTTTAGCTGTACCCGGCAAGAGAGCAGGGTCGCGCCCCAGTCCATCAGCGTGACCACCATCCCCGCGCCGTTGCGCAGGGTGGTAAGGCGAAAAGGCTGGCCGTCCGGCGCCAGCTTCGGCGTCTCTTTTAGCATTGACCCGCTCCTTCGGAGGCTTTGCAAACGTAGAACGTCTCTTTAATGCCTGTTTTGCGCTCGTACTGCTCCTCAACCGCCTGTTTAACGGCCGGAACAAGATCTTCAGGCACCAGCGCGACAATGCAGCCCCCAAATCCGCCGCCGGTCATACGTACGCCGCCTTTCTCACCAATGGTGGCTTTAACTATCTCCACAAGGGTGTCGATTTGCGGCACGGTGATTTCGAAGTCATCGCGCATGGAGGCGTGAGATTCGGCCATCAGTTGGCCCATACGCACCAGGTCACCTTTGGCAAGTGCGTCCGCCGCCTCCACGGTGCGGATATTTTCGGTCAGCACATGACGAACTCGTTTGGCAACGATCGGATCCAGCTCATGCGCCACCGTATTGAATTTTGCCAGCTCAACGTCGCGCAGCGCTTTCTGGCTAAAGAAACGAGCGCCGGTTTCACACTGTTCACGGCGGGTGTTGTATTCGCTCCCAACCAGCGTGCGCTTGAAGTTGCTGTTGATTATCACCACCGCAACGCCTTTTGGCATAGAGACGGCTTTCGTTCCCAGGGAACGGCAGTCAATGAGCAGGGCGTGGTCTTTCTTGCCAAGGGCGGAAATCAGCTGATCCATGATGCCGCAGTTGCAGCCGACAAACTGGTTCTCTGCTTCCTGGCCATTGAGCGCCAGCTGCGCGCCATCAAGAGGGAGATGATAAAGATGCTGGAATACTTTACCTACTGCGACTTCCAGCGAGGCGGAAGAGCTCAGCCCGGCGCCCTGCGGCACATTGCCGCTGATCACCATATCCACGCCGGAAAAATTTTTATCGCGTTTTTGCAGGTGCTTCACCACGCCGCGAACGTAGTTAGCCCACTGTTGAGTATCGTGCGAGACGATAGGGGCATCGAGGGAAAAGCTGTCCTGCTGATTGTCATAATCGGCGGCAACAACCCGCACAATGCGGTCCTCCCGTTTGGCGCAGCTAATAACCGTCTGATAATCAATGGCGCAAGGCAGCACAAAACCGTCGTTGTAATCGGTGTGCTCGCCAATCAGGTTTACGCGGCCCGGAGCCTGAATAGCGTGGGTTGCCGGGTAACCAAATTGCTCAGCGAACAGACGCTGGGTTTTCTCTTTCAGACTCATAATGGCGCTCCTGACTGGCGGAAATGGATATCGCTAACGGCACGCAAGCGTTCTGCGGCTTGCTCTGCGGTTAAATCTCGCTGGGTTTCGGCCAGCATTTCATAGCCGACCATGAACTTACGCACCGTAGCGCTGCGCAGCAGCGGCGGGTAGAAATGCGCGTGAAGCTGCCAGTGCTGATTGCTCTCCCCGTTGAACGGCGCACCGTGCCAGCCCATTGAGTAGGGGAAGGAGCACTGGAAGAGGTTGTCATAGCGGCTGGTGAGTTTCTTCAGGGCTAACGCGAGGTCAGCGCTTTGTTCTGCGCTTAGGTCGGTGATACGCAGAACGTGGGTTTTGGGCAGCAGCAGGGTTTCGAACGGCCATGCTGCCCAGTAGGGGACGACGGCCAGCCAATGCTCGGTTTCAACCACGGTGCGGCTACCGTCCGCCAGTTCACGCTGCACATAGTCGAGCAGCATAGGGGTGCCCTGGTGGGCGAAATATTCACGTTGTTGGGCATCTTCACGGGCGACCTCGTTGGGCAAAAAGCTGTTTGCCCAAACCTGTCCGTGAGGATGTGGGTTGGAGCAGCCCATGGCCGCGCCTTTATTTTCAAATACCTGAACCCACGGATATTTTTGCCCCAGCTCAGCGGTCTGCTGCTGCCAGGTTTGTACGACTTCTTCCAGAGCGGGAAGCGTGAGCTCTGGCAGCGTTTTGCTATGATCGGGAGAGAAGCAGATAACCCGGCTGGTACCGCGCGCGCTTTCGCAACGCATCAAGGGATCATGGCTCGCTGGGGCATCAGGCGTGTCCGTCATCAGCGCCGCAAAATCGTTGGTAAAAACGAAAGTGCCGGTGTACTCGGGGTTTTTATCCCCGGTTACGCGCGTATTCCCCGGGCAAAGAAAACAGTCCGGATCGTGTGCCGGAAGCTTTTCTTGTGCAGGGTTTTCCTGTGCACCCTGCCAGGGGCGTTTCGCCCGATGCGGTGAAACCAAAATCCATTGACCCGTTAGCGGGTTATAGCGGCGATGCGGATGATCGACCGGGTTAAACTGCTCCATCACATATCCTTAATCTTCATAACCTTGTGGATGGCGTGATTGCCAGCG
This Klebsiella michiganensis DNA region includes the following protein-coding sequences:
- a CDS encoding galactokinase (catalyzes the formation of alpha-D-galactose 1-phosphate from D-galactose in galactose metabolism), which produces MSLKEKTQRLFAEQFGYPATHAIQAPGRVNLIGEHTDYNDGFVLPCAIDYQTVISCAKREDRIVRVVAADYDNQQDSFSLDAPIVSHDTQQWANYVRGVVKHLQKRDKNFSGVDMVISGNVPQGAGLSSSASLEVAVGKVFQHLYHLPLDGAQLALNGQEAENQFVGCNCGIMDQLISALGKKDHALLIDCRSLGTKAVSMPKGVAVVIINSNFKRTLVGSEYNTRREQCETGARFFSQKALRDVELAKFNTVAHELDPIVAKRVRHVLTENIRTVEAADALAKGDLVRMGQLMAESHASMRDDFEITVPQIDTLVEIVKATIGEKGGVRMTGGGFGGCIVALVPEDLVPAVKQAVEEQYERKTGIKETFYVCKASEGAGQC
- a CDS encoding nicotinamide riboside transporter PnuC (involved in nicotinamide riboside transport), encoding MDFFSTQNILVHIPIGAGGYDLSWIEAVGTLAGLLCIWLASLEKIGNYAFGLINVTLFAIIFFQIQLYASLLLQLFFFVANIYGWYAWSRQSSNNQSLLQIRWLPLPKAIAWLVIIIAAIGLMTLFIDPVFAFLTRVAVTVMQSMGLNVTLPELQPDAYPFWDSCMMVLSIVAMILMTRKYVENWLLWTIINVISVVIFALQGVYAMSLEYLILTFIALNGSRMWIKSARQSGSRAFS
- a CDS encoding phospho-2-dehydro-3-deoxyheptonate aldolase (catalyzes the formation of 3-deoxy-D-arabino-hept-2-ulosonate 7 phosphate from phosphoenolpyruvate and D-erythrose 4-phosphate, phenylalanine sensitive), giving the protein MNYQNDDLRIKEINELLPPVALLEKFPATEKAAHTVSQARKAIHKILKGSDDRLLVVIGPCSIHDTKAAKEYGARLLALREELQGELEVVMRVYFEKPRTTVGWKGLINDPHMDSSYQINDGLRIARKLLLDINDSGLPAAGEFLDMITPQYLADLMSWGAIGARTTESQVHRELASGLSCPVGFKNGTDGTIKVAIDAINAAGAPHCFLSVTKWGHSAIVNTSGNGDCHIILRGGKEPNYSAKHVEEVKAGLVKAGLEPQVMIDFSHANSSKQFKKQMDVSADVCGQIAGGEKAIIGVMIESHLVEGNQSLESGEPLVYGKSVTDACIGWDDTEVALRKLAAAVKARRG
- the galM gene encoding galactose-1-epimerase (mutarotase; catalyzes the conversion of beta-galactose to the alpha-anomer; links the metabolism of lactose and galactose) — encoded protein: MLKETPKLAPDGQPFRLTTLRNGAGMVVTLMDWGATLLSCRVQLKDGSVRETLLGCASPEHYLQQSAFMGATVGRYANRIAGGKLTVGGETLQLEINQGANQLHGGPEGFDKRRWRIAIQNEQEVIYELDSCDGDQGFPGKLCATAHYALTEDNRISIELRATVDKPCPVSLTNHAYFNLDTVQSDVRQHKLQLLADSYLPVDASGLPSGDLKNVAGTSFDFREPKTLAQDFLSDTDQQATKGYDHAFLLQAKGDLSQPVARVWSADGALEMRVFTTAPALQFYSGNYLAGTLARDKASYSDWNGLALESGFLPDSPNHPEWPQPDCWLKPEETYLTVTQYQFLPS
- a CDS encoding quinolinate synthetase (3 different subfamilies; catalyzes the formation of quinolinate from iminoaspartate and dihydroxyacetone phosphate) — protein: MSVMFDPETAIYPFPPKPTPLNRDEKQFYREKIKRLLKERDAVMVAHYYTDPEIQSLAEETGGCISDSLEMARFGANHPASTLLVAGVRFMGETAKILSPEKTILMPTLNAECSLDLGCPIEAFNAFCDQHPDRTVVVYANTSAAVKARADWVVTSSIAVELIEHLDSLGEKIIWAPDRHLGSYVQKQTGADVLCWQGACIVHDEFKTQALARMKALYPNAAVLVHPESPQAVVDMADAVGSTSQLINAAKTLPHRQLIVATDRGIFYKMQQACPDKELLEAPTAGEGATCRSCAHCPWMAMNGLKAIAEGLEQGGTAHTIEVDAALREGALIPLNRMLDFAAELRRTVKGNA
- a CDS encoding zinc transporter ZitB (involved in zinc efflux across the cytoplasmic membrane), which encodes MAHSHPHTPSDSNAKRLLFAFLITAIFMVAEVIGGLLSGSLALLADAGHMLTDAAALLFALLAVHFARRPPNARHTFGWLRLTTLAAFVNAIALVVITILIVWEAIQRFSNPQPIAGWAMLTIAVAGLLANLVSFWILHSGGGEKNLNVRAAALHVLGDLLGSVGAIVAAVVILWTGWTPIDPILSVLVSCLVLRSAWSLLKESVNELLEGAPSAIDIAALKRNLSRSIPEVRNVHHVHIWLVGEKPLMTLHVQVVPPHDHDALLECIHHFLAHEYQIEHATVQMEYQVCHGPDCDLNEHDHHAGHAHHHS
- the gpmA gene encoding phosphoglyceromutase (2,3-bisphosphoglycerate-dependent; catalyzes the interconversion of 2-phosphoglycerate to 3-phosphoglycerate), which produces MAVTKLVLVRHGESQWNNENRFTGWYDVDLSDKGRTEAKAAGKLLKDEGFTFDFAYTSVLKRAIHTLWNILDELDQAWLPVEKSWKLNERHYGALQGLNKAETAEKYGDEQVKQWRRGFAITPPELSKDDERFPGHDPRYAKLTDSELPTTESLALTIDRVTPFWNESILPRMKSGERVIVAAHGNSLRALVKYLDNLSEDEILELNIPTGVPLVYEFDENFKPLKRYYLGNADEIAAKAAAVANQGKAK
- a CDS encoding galactose-1-phosphate uridylyltransferase (catalyzes the interconversion of UDP-galactose and galactose-1-P with UDP-galactose and glucose-1-P), translating into MEQFNPVDHPHRRYNPLTGQWILVSPHRAKRPWQGAQENPAQEKLPAHDPDCFLCPGNTRVTGDKNPEYTGTFVFTNDFAALMTDTPDAPASHDPLMRCESARGTSRVICFSPDHSKTLPELTLPALEEVVQTWQQQTAELGQKYPWVQVFENKGAAMGCSNPHPHGQVWANSFLPNEVAREDAQQREYFAHQGTPMLLDYVQRELADGSRTVVETEHWLAVVPYWAAWPFETLLLPKTHVLRITDLSAEQSADLALALKKLTSRYDNLFQCSFPYSMGWHGAPFNGESNQHWQLHAHFYPPLLRSATVRKFMVGYEMLAETQRDLTAEQAAERLRAVSDIHFRQSGAPL